A single region of the Podospora pseudopauciseta strain CBS 411.78 chromosome 1, whole genome shotgun sequence genome encodes:
- a CDS encoding hypothetical protein (COG:S; EggNog:ENOG503NU8J) yields MSLHRVASLETFAILPTDQRSRRSSDASARARKLTFNPLPQEWDPPAGLDQLHAVGAFEVPRWKRLLQVAAAVFYCLFASGVVFGYAAIKPVLKSEGAYKDICSAPGGLVSEDTCIEIHLNLMFTVAAVATNVAALPIGAILDHYGPRVCGILGSLFLAIGAALMANESRLPFDGLLFGYLFLALGGPFTYISSFQLSNAFPKNSGLILALLTGAFDASSALFLVYRIVFQKSEGAFGHQRFFMVYLIVPVVIIILQFTLMPSQSYKTVGELVEEIEEPVAEEPDDQVDEETALLQEEERQHRADVIEGLQNVLGSAKADKQAKREERKNEISGVWGVMHPYTSWEQIKSPWFILICAFTVIQMTRINYFVATIRAQYEAIFGSIEKAAEINEFFDLALPIGGILSIPFIGMILDHTSTVTVLACLVTCATTIGVLGIIPQTWAAYGNICLFVLYRPFYYTAVSDYSAKVFGFRTFGKVYGTIICLSGVFNFSQSGLDFLFHQTFKGNPLPVNVMLLSLGLAVGLGLVGFVAIKAKMIKRKMLSEEAYGAFSDPRWNH; encoded by the exons ATGTCACTGCATCGTGTTGCGTCGCTCGAAACTTTCGCCATCCTCCCAACCGACCagagatcaaggaggagctCCGATGCTTCGGCTCGCGCCCGCAAATTAACCTTCAACCCACTCCCGCAAGAATGGGATCCTCCAGCTGGCCTGGACCAACTTCATGCCGTTGGCGCCTTTGAGGTGCCTCGCTGGAAGCGTCTAC TCCaggttgccgccgccgtcttctACTGCCTCTTCGCGTCCGGTGTTGTCTTTGGATATGCCGCCATCAAGCCAGTCCTCAAGTCGGAGGGTGCCTACAAAGATATCTGCTCAGCCCCGGGCGGGCTAGTCAGCGAGGACACATGCATAGAGATACATCTGAACTTGATGTTCACGGTGGCCGCTGTGGCTACGAATGTTGCTGCTCTCCCTATTGGAGCTATCCTCGATCACTATGGGCCTCGGGTGTGTGGTATACTTGGCAGTCTCTTCCTGGCCATTGGCGCGGCGCTGATGGCCAACGAGAGCCGCTTGCCTTTTGACGGCTTGTTGTTTGGTTATCTTTTCCTGGCTCTGGGAGGCCCCTTTACCTACATCTCGTCGTTCCAGCTGTCCAATGCCTTCCCCAAAAACTCGGGCCTCATTTTGGCCCTCTTGACGGGCGCTTTCGACGCCTCCAGcgccttgttcttggtgtaCCGGATCGTCTTTCAAAAGTCAGAGGGCGCCTTTGGACATCAGCGGTTCTTCATGGTGTACTTGATTGTACCTGTGGTGATCATCATCTTGCAGTTTACGCTGATGCCATCTCAGTCTTACAAGACGGTTGGtgagctggtggaggagatcgAGGAGCCAGTCGCCGAGGAACCGGATGACCAGGTTGACGAAGAAACCGCCCTGctccaggaggaggaaagacaACATCGCGCCGATGTCATCGAGGGTCTCCAGAACGTGCTCGGCTCGGCCAAGGCGGACAAGCAAGCGAAACGCGAGGAGCGCAAGAATGAGATCTCGGGTGTCTGGGGTGTCATGCACCCCTACACGTCTTGGGAGCAGATCAAGTCCCCTTGGTTTATCTTGATCTGCGCTTTTACTG TTATCCAAATGACCCGCATCAATTACTTCGTTGCCACAATTCGCGCCCAGTACGAAGCCATCTTTGGCTCTATCGAAAAAGCGGCCGAGATCAACGAATTCTTCGACCTCGCTCTCCCCATCGGCGGTATTCTCAGCATTCCCTTCATTGGTATGATTCTCGACCACACCAGCACCGTTACCGTGCTTGCCTGCCTCGTCACATGCGCCACCACGATCGGCGTCCTGGGTATCATCCCGCAGACATGGGCTGCGTACGGAAATATTTGCCTGTTTGTTCTTTACCGTCCATTTTATTACACGGCGGTGTCGGACTACAGCGCCAAGGTGTTTGGATTCAGGACGTTTGGCAAAGTTTACGGTACGATTATCTGCCTGTCTGGCGTCTTCAACTTCTCGCAGTCTGGGTTGGATTTCTTGTTTCACCAAACCTTCAAGGGCAATCCTCTACCGGTGAATGTGATGTTGTTGAGTTTGGGGCTGGCAGTTGGTCTCGGGCTGGTAGGCTTCGTGGCTATCAAGGCAAAGATGatcaagaggaagatgctTTCAGAGGAGGCATACGGTGCGTTCAGTGACCCAAGGTGGAATCACTAG